The following are from one region of the Georgenia sp. M64 genome:
- a CDS encoding FKBP-type peptidyl-prolyl cis-trans isomerase, producing the protein MSNELPTATGGFGDKPELTFPPTGAPEGLQVKVLEQGDGAAVEAGQTIVVNYLGQTWGGHVFDNSYDRGSSISFPIGMGVVIGGWDDGLVGRQIGSRLLLSIPPEDGYGPAGVPQAGIKGGDTLVFVVDILGVE; encoded by the coding sequence ATGAGCAACGAGCTCCCCACCGCCACCGGCGGCTTCGGCGACAAGCCCGAGCTGACCTTCCCCCCGACCGGGGCCCCGGAGGGTCTGCAGGTCAAGGTGCTCGAGCAGGGCGACGGCGCCGCCGTGGAGGCGGGCCAGACCATCGTCGTGAACTACCTCGGCCAGACCTGGGGCGGCCACGTCTTCGACAACTCCTACGACCGGGGCAGCTCCATCTCCTTCCCCATCGGGATGGGCGTCGTCATCGGCGGCTGGGACGACGGGCTGGTGGGCCGCCAGATCGGCTCGCGCCTGCTGCTCTCGATCCCGCCGGAGGACGGCTACGGCCCGGCCGGCGTGCCGCAGGCCGGCATCAAGGGCGGCGACACCCTCGTCTTCGTCGTCGATATCCTCGGCGTCGAGTAG
- a CDS encoding ABC transporter permease subunit, giving the protein MSTVTTETPATSTHRSAVAADLRFTGVLRGEWIKMFSLRSTWWTLGTTVAVMVLFALLQATSVQLLIDQPEMAGLEEFSMHGAEIVSAGYQFGMVTIGVLGALLVTGEYATGMIRSTLSAVPTRLPVLAAKAIALTGVTVAVSAVSLALAYLVTTPVLSRHDLVPDLADAQTWQVFGGMVYFLVMVALLALGLGTVLRHSAGTITGVLGLLLLLPIALQFVNLDWVQDVMTYLPLPAATAFLAVNPEYSMAGGLTAGQGAAVVAAYSVVALTAGAVALRRRDA; this is encoded by the coding sequence ATGAGCACCGTCACCACCGAAACCCCCGCGACCAGCACCCACCGTTCCGCCGTCGCCGCCGACCTCCGCTTCACCGGGGTCCTGCGCGGGGAGTGGATCAAGATGTTCTCGCTGCGCTCGACGTGGTGGACCCTGGGCACCACCGTCGCCGTCATGGTCCTCTTCGCGCTCCTCCAGGCGACGTCCGTGCAGCTCCTCATCGACCAGCCCGAGATGGCGGGCCTGGAGGAGTTCAGCATGCACGGCGCCGAGATCGTCAGCGCCGGGTACCAGTTCGGCATGGTGACGATCGGTGTCCTCGGCGCCCTGCTCGTCACCGGCGAGTACGCCACCGGCATGATCCGCTCGACCCTGTCCGCGGTCCCCACCCGGCTGCCGGTCCTCGCCGCCAAGGCGATCGCGCTGACCGGAGTGACGGTCGCCGTCTCGGCGGTCTCGCTGGCCCTGGCCTACCTCGTCACGACGCCGGTGCTCTCGCGCCACGACCTCGTCCCGGACCTCGCGGACGCACAGACGTGGCAGGTCTTCGGCGGCATGGTGTACTTCCTGGTCATGGTGGCTCTTCTCGCCCTGGGGCTCGGCACGGTGCTGCGGCACTCGGCCGGCACCATCACCGGCGTGCTGGGGCTCCTGCTGCTCCTGCCGATCGCGCTGCAGTTCGTCAACCTCGACTGGGTGCAGGACGTCATGACGTACCTGCCCCTCCCGGCCGCCACCGCGTTCCTCGCGGTCAACCCGGAGTACTCGATGGCCGGCGGCCTCACCGCCGGGCAGGGCGCCGCCGTCGTGGCGGCCTACAGCGTGGTGGCGCTCACCGCGGGCGCCGTGGCGCTGCGCCGCCGGGACGCCTGA
- the ilvA gene encoding threonine ammonia-lyase, giving the protein MSAFDLETFREAARTVAAVARVTPVEESTTLARLVGTPVWLKAENLQRTGSFKVRGAYVRMSRLTAEEKARGVVAASAGNHAQGVALAARELGISARIFMPVDAALPKVAATRQYGAEVVLTGADLTECLAAATADDSGRVLIHPYDHPDIVAGQGTIGLEILEQVPGVRTILVPTGGGGLLAGVAAAVHAVDPTVAVVGVQAAAAAAYPASLAQGHPVLRRELHTMADGIAVGMPGEVPFRLIAEHVASVRTVSEEELSRAVLHVVERAKLVVEPSGAAGVAALLAEPDAFAGPVVVVLSGGNVDPLVLLRIIRHGMSAAGRYLQMRVLLKDTPGNLARLLQRLAESGGNVVNIEHARTAAGLAVDEVEITVELETKGPEHCESVLEELRGHGYTILRH; this is encoded by the coding sequence ATGAGCGCCTTCGACCTGGAGACCTTCCGCGAGGCGGCGCGGACCGTCGCCGCCGTCGCCCGGGTGACCCCGGTGGAGGAGTCGACCACCCTGGCCCGCCTCGTCGGGACGCCGGTCTGGCTCAAGGCCGAGAACCTCCAGCGCACCGGCTCGTTCAAGGTCCGCGGCGCCTACGTGCGCATGTCCCGGCTGACCGCCGAGGAGAAGGCCCGCGGCGTCGTGGCGGCGTCCGCAGGCAACCACGCCCAGGGCGTGGCGCTGGCCGCGCGGGAGCTGGGGATCTCCGCGCGGATCTTCATGCCGGTCGACGCCGCCCTGCCCAAGGTCGCCGCGACCCGTCAGTACGGCGCCGAGGTGGTGCTCACCGGCGCCGACCTCACCGAGTGCCTCGCCGCCGCGACGGCGGACGACTCCGGCCGGGTGCTCATCCACCCCTACGACCACCCCGACATCGTCGCCGGTCAGGGCACGATCGGGCTGGAGATCCTCGAGCAGGTGCCCGGGGTGCGCACGATCCTCGTCCCGACCGGGGGAGGGGGGCTGCTCGCGGGCGTCGCGGCCGCCGTCCACGCCGTGGACCCGACCGTGGCCGTGGTCGGCGTTCAGGCGGCGGCGGCCGCGGCCTACCCCGCGTCGCTGGCCCAGGGGCACCCCGTGCTGCGCCGCGAGCTGCACACGATGGCCGACGGCATCGCGGTCGGGATGCCCGGCGAGGTGCCGTTCCGGCTCATCGCCGAGCATGTGGCCTCGGTCCGGACGGTCTCCGAGGAGGAGCTCTCCCGCGCCGTCCTGCACGTGGTGGAGCGCGCGAAGCTCGTGGTCGAGCCCTCGGGCGCGGCGGGCGTGGCCGCGCTGCTGGCCGAGCCGGACGCCTTCGCCGGTCCCGTCGTCGTCGTCCTCTCCGGGGGTAACGTCGACCCGCTGGTGCTGCTGCGGATCATCCGGCACGGCATGTCCGCCGCCGGGCGGTACCTGCAGATGCGCGTGCTGCTCAAGGACACCCCCGGCAACCTCGCGCGGCTGCTCCAGCGCCTGGCCGAGAGCGGTGGGAACGTCGTGAACATCGAGCACGCGCGCACCGCGGCCGGCCTCGCCGTCGACGAGGTGGAGATCACCGTCGAGCTGGAGACCAAGGGGCCGGAGCACTGCGAGTCGGTGCTCGAGGAGCTCCGGGGTCACGGGTACACGATCCTGCGCCACTGA
- the mca gene encoding mycothiol conjugate amidase Mca codes for MPDQSLRLMAVHAHPDDESSKGAATMAKYTSEGHRVRVVTCTGGERGDILNPRLEGDAEILRDLPGYRRREMAEAARALGIEHVWLGFVDSGLPEGDPLPPLPEGCFALEPLEVPVGALVRQIREFQPHVMTCYDENGGYPHPDHIMAHKVAVAAYEAAADPDAYPEAGPAWAVQKLYYDISFSLARIEAVHTAMQERGLSSPFEEWFERRRDRPRRPATARVRCAEHFPARDAALRAHATQIDPDGFFFQVPRDIEAEIWPFEEFELARSRVEVSEPLEDDLFAGVHPDGVEVPVRRGTVES; via the coding sequence GTGCCCGACCAGTCCCTCCGGCTCATGGCCGTCCACGCCCATCCCGACGACGAGTCGAGCAAGGGCGCGGCCACCATGGCGAAGTACACCTCCGAGGGGCACCGCGTCCGTGTCGTGACCTGCACCGGCGGCGAGCGCGGGGACATCCTCAACCCCCGCCTCGAGGGTGACGCCGAGATCCTGCGCGACCTGCCGGGCTACCGCCGGCGCGAGATGGCCGAGGCGGCCAGGGCCCTGGGCATCGAGCACGTCTGGCTCGGGTTCGTCGACTCGGGCCTGCCCGAGGGCGACCCGCTGCCGCCGCTGCCCGAGGGCTGCTTCGCGCTGGAGCCGCTGGAGGTGCCGGTGGGCGCCCTGGTGCGGCAGATCCGCGAGTTCCAGCCGCACGTCATGACCTGCTACGACGAGAACGGCGGCTACCCCCACCCGGACCACATCATGGCCCACAAGGTGGCGGTGGCCGCGTACGAGGCGGCGGCCGACCCCGACGCCTACCCCGAGGCCGGTCCGGCCTGGGCGGTGCAGAAGCTGTACTACGACATCTCGTTCTCGCTCGCGCGGATCGAGGCCGTGCACACCGCGATGCAGGAGCGCGGGCTCAGCTCGCCCTTCGAGGAGTGGTTCGAGCGCCGCCGCGACCGTCCCCGGCGGCCGGCGACGGCGCGGGTCCGCTGCGCCGAGCACTTCCCCGCCCGGGACGCGGCGCTGCGCGCGCACGCCACCCAGATCGACCCCGACGGGTTCTTCTTCCAGGTGCCGCGCGACATCGAGGCCGAGATCTGGCCGTTCGAGGAGTTCGAGCTCGCCCGGTCCCGCGTCGAGGTGTCCGAGCCCCTCGAGGACGACCTGTTCGCCGGTGTGCACCCGGACGGTGTCGAGGTCCCGGTCCGGCGTGGGACGGTGGAGTCGTGA
- a CDS encoding Bax inhibitor-1/YccA family protein → MTNPVFQNSPYFGENRKGGRTPAGYPTYPGYTPGSGTTYAQPQQGYGQPQQGYGRPGGVEDLERAYGGPAAAPADTGRMTYDDVIVKTGLVLGVIVVAAAFNWVVMGANPLLTFGGAIVGLVLGLVNAFKKEPSKALILAYAAAEGLFLGGISAVFGAMYEGIVLQAVLGTTATFVAALFLYKSGTVRVTPKLTRFFLIALVGYALFSLVNVVLMLTGVSDDAWGLRTGVEIMGIPLGVFLGIFAVGLAALSLIMDFDAIKRGVDAGVPARFAWSAAFGLAVTLVWLYIEFLRLLAILRGSD, encoded by the coding sequence GTGACCAACCCCGTCTTCCAGAACAGCCCGTACTTCGGGGAGAACCGCAAGGGCGGACGTACCCCGGCGGGCTACCCGACCTACCCCGGCTACACGCCGGGCTCGGGCACCACCTACGCCCAGCCGCAGCAGGGCTACGGCCAGCCCCAGCAGGGCTACGGCCGGCCCGGCGGCGTCGAGGACCTCGAGCGCGCCTACGGCGGTCCGGCGGCCGCGCCCGCGGACACCGGGCGGATGACCTACGACGACGTCATCGTCAAGACCGGCCTGGTCCTGGGCGTCATCGTCGTGGCCGCCGCCTTCAACTGGGTCGTCATGGGGGCCAACCCGCTGCTGACCTTCGGCGGTGCGATCGTCGGCCTCGTGCTCGGCCTGGTCAACGCCTTCAAGAAGGAGCCGTCCAAGGCCCTGATCCTGGCCTACGCCGCGGCCGAGGGCCTCTTCCTCGGTGGCATCTCCGCCGTCTTCGGCGCGATGTACGAGGGCATCGTCCTCCAGGCGGTGCTCGGCACCACCGCGACGTTCGTCGCCGCCCTGTTCCTCTACAAGTCCGGCACGGTGCGCGTCACGCCCAAGCTGACCCGCTTCTTCCTCATCGCCCTCGTGGGCTACGCGCTGTTCTCGCTCGTCAACGTCGTCCTCATGCTCACCGGCGTGTCGGACGACGCGTGGGGCCTGCGCACCGGCGTGGAGATCATGGGCATCCCGCTGGGCGTCTTCCTCGGCATCTTCGCCGTGGGCCTCGCCGCGCTGAGCCTCATCATGGACTTCGACGCCATCAAGCGCGGCGTCGACGCCGGCGTCCCGGCCCGCTTCGCCTGGTCCGCCGCCTTCGGGCTCGCGGTGACGCTGGTGTGGCTCTACATCGAGTTCCTCCGGCTCCTGGCCATCCTGCGCGGCAGCGACTGA
- the greA gene encoding transcription elongation factor GreA has translation MTQTSTTWLTQEAYNRLKAELEHLTGAGRAEIAEKIDAARQEGDLKENGGYHAAREEQAKQEARINQLTELLRNAHVGEAPPDDGIIESGMVVTAKVAGKERTFLLGSREGAPDLDIEVYSESSPLGSALVGKKEGDTASYDAPNGSTITVEVTSVKPFQG, from the coding sequence GTGACGCAGACGAGCACCACCTGGCTCACCCAGGAGGCGTACAACCGGCTCAAGGCAGAGCTCGAGCACCTCACGGGCGCCGGCCGGGCCGAGATCGCCGAGAAGATCGACGCGGCCCGTCAGGAGGGTGACCTCAAGGAGAACGGCGGCTACCACGCCGCCCGCGAGGAGCAGGCCAAGCAGGAGGCACGCATCAACCAGCTCACCGAGCTCCTGCGCAACGCGCACGTGGGCGAGGCACCGCCGGACGACGGCATCATCGAGTCCGGCATGGTCGTCACCGCCAAGGTGGCCGGCAAGGAGCGCACCTTCCTCCTGGGCTCGCGCGAGGGCGCGCCGGACCTGGACATCGAGGTCTACTCCGAGTCATCCCCCCTCGGCAGCGCGCTGGTGGGGAAGAAGGAGGGCGACACCGCCTCCTACGACGCGCCGAACGGCTCGACCATCACCGTCGAGGTCACCTCGGTCAAGCCCTTCCAGGGCTGA
- the msrA gene encoding peptide-methionine (S)-S-oxide reductase MsrA, which yields MFGRKTEMVTPHEALPGRTGYPFRVPTTHEVLGTPLQGPWPEGAEVLYVAMGCFWGAERIFWRQEGVISTAAGYLGGYTPHPTYEEVCSSRTGHTEAVQVVYDPARTDPELLLKAFWENHDPTTANRQGNDVGTQYRSGIYWTTPGQEAAARATRDAFQDVLTAHGHGAIATELRPFADTAADGAVVPGAGPFYYAEDYHQQYLHKNPGGYCNHGPNGMTCPVGLVRQDQVPAQVDVARPGAQPDGTRAEV from the coding sequence ATGTTCGGACGCAAGACCGAGATGGTGACCCCGCACGAGGCGCTGCCGGGCCGCACCGGGTACCCGTTCCGGGTGCCCACCACCCACGAGGTGCTCGGCACGCCGCTGCAGGGTCCGTGGCCCGAGGGCGCCGAGGTCCTCTACGTGGCCATGGGCTGCTTCTGGGGCGCCGAGCGGATCTTCTGGCGTCAGGAGGGCGTGATCTCCACCGCCGCCGGTTATCTCGGCGGGTACACCCCGCACCCCACCTACGAGGAGGTCTGCTCGTCGCGGACGGGGCACACCGAGGCGGTGCAGGTCGTCTACGACCCGGCACGCACGGACCCCGAGCTCCTGCTCAAGGCGTTCTGGGAGAACCACGACCCGACCACCGCGAACCGCCAGGGCAACGACGTCGGGACGCAGTACCGCTCCGGCATCTACTGGACCACCCCCGGCCAGGAGGCTGCGGCCCGCGCCACCCGCGACGCGTTCCAGGACGTGCTCACCGCGCACGGGCACGGCGCCATCGCCACTGAGCTGCGGCCGTTCGCGGACACGGCGGCGGACGGCGCGGTCGTGCCCGGCGCCGGACCGTTCTACTACGCCGAGGACTACCACCAGCAGTACCTCCACAAGAACCCGGGCGGGTACTGCAACCACGGGCCCAACGGCATGACGTGCCCGGTGGGCCTGGTCCGGCAGGATCAGGTTCCGGCCCAGGTCGACGTCGCACGGCCCGGCGCGCAGCCGGACGGCACGCGCGCCGAGGTGTGA
- a CDS encoding GNAT family N-acetyltransferase, whose amino-acid sequence MSTSSDLPDVTGATLAAQLPPGWTAGGPPLPADVPSVADLLRAHQRAARGVASVDEQSLTAELVGEGSWTRTHLLVLDAAGGVRAWASVHDRAAGRAVVAVTVHPEADGAGALAAALLSWAERAAVVAASHRGLAETQLDAGAYADDERQRRWLADAGYRHVRTWLQMSRPVDAADAEGLPGAVRPGVRVRAVGKHEDGMPVADDLRTVHRILEESFEDHFNSYRESFPEFVQRLRQDPGHRWDHWWIASVEIDGEEVPAGALVGSVTGDAAGSYVDYIGVHRRARGRGVAKALLSTVVADAASRGRNRVGLEVDADSPTGADGLYASLGWETAYRTESWHRDVPVLPA is encoded by the coding sequence GTGAGCACCTCCTCGGACCTGCCCGACGTCACCGGCGCGACCCTGGCGGCACAGCTGCCTCCCGGGTGGACCGCGGGCGGCCCCCCGCTCCCCGCCGACGTCCCGTCCGTCGCGGACCTTCTGCGCGCGCACCAGCGGGCCGCCCGCGGCGTCGCGTCGGTGGACGAGCAGTCGCTGACGGCCGAGCTCGTGGGGGAGGGGTCGTGGACCCGCACCCACCTGCTGGTCCTCGACGCCGCCGGTGGCGTCCGTGCCTGGGCGAGCGTGCACGACCGCGCCGCGGGTCGTGCGGTCGTCGCGGTGACGGTGCACCCCGAGGCGGACGGCGCCGGCGCGCTCGCCGCCGCCCTCCTCTCGTGGGCCGAGCGGGCCGCCGTCGTCGCCGCGTCCCACCGGGGCCTGGCCGAGACCCAGCTCGACGCCGGGGCGTACGCCGACGACGAGCGACAGCGCCGGTGGCTCGCCGACGCCGGGTACCGCCACGTGCGCACGTGGCTCCAGATGAGCAGGCCGGTCGACGCGGCCGACGCCGAGGGCCTGCCCGGCGCGGTGCGCCCCGGTGTCCGGGTGCGGGCGGTGGGCAAGCACGAGGACGGCATGCCGGTCGCCGACGACCTGCGCACCGTCCACCGCATCCTCGAGGAGTCCTTCGAGGACCACTTCAACTCCTACCGCGAGTCGTTCCCGGAGTTCGTCCAGCGGCTCCGCCAGGACCCGGGGCACCGGTGGGACCACTGGTGGATCGCGAGCGTCGAGATCGACGGCGAGGAGGTGCCCGCCGGCGCGCTCGTCGGGTCCGTCACCGGGGACGCCGCGGGCAGCTACGTCGACTACATCGGCGTGCACCGCCGGGCCCGCGGGCGCGGCGTGGCCAAGGCGCTGCTCAGCACGGTCGTGGCCGACGCCGCGAGTCGCGGGCGCAACAGGGTGGGGCTCGAGGTCGACGCCGACTCGCCCACCGGGGCCGACGGCCTCTACGCCTCCCTCGGCTGGGAGACGGCGTACCGGACGGAGTCGTGGCACCGTGACGTCCCGGTGCTGCCCGCCTGA
- a CDS encoding ABC transporter ATP-binding protein, whose amino-acid sequence MIEARGLTKRYGSTTAVDGISFTIPPGTVTGFLGPNGAGKSTTMRMIVGLDRPTAGTVTVNGRPYAEHRSPLREVGILLDAKAVHPGRTARSHLRTMAATHGIAGSRVDEVIEMTGLSAVAGKRVGGFSLGMGQRLGIASAMLGDPQTLILDEPVNGLDPEGVMWVRNLVRYLASEGRTVFISSHLMSEMAQTADHLLVIGRGRIITAGPVQDVVDSVQDTTVLVRSPRAGELADLVTGVGGRVTSDEAGVLRVHGLAAEQIGDAAAAAGIALHELSPRRASLEEAYMTLTQDAVEYRSDSFHPTAQEGENR is encoded by the coding sequence ATGATCGAGGCACGCGGCCTCACCAAGCGTTACGGCAGCACCACCGCCGTCGACGGCATCAGCTTCACGATCCCCCCGGGCACCGTCACCGGCTTCCTCGGCCCCAACGGTGCCGGGAAGTCGACGACGATGCGGATGATCGTCGGCCTCGACCGGCCGACGGCGGGCACCGTCACCGTCAACGGGCGACCCTACGCCGAGCACCGCTCACCCCTGCGCGAGGTCGGCATCCTCCTCGACGCCAAGGCCGTGCACCCCGGGCGCACCGCCCGCTCGCACCTGCGCACCATGGCCGCCACCCACGGCATCGCCGGCAGCCGGGTGGACGAGGTCATCGAGATGACCGGGCTGTCCGCCGTCGCCGGCAAGCGGGTGGGTGGCTTCTCCCTGGGCATGGGCCAGCGGCTGGGCATCGCGTCGGCCATGCTCGGCGACCCGCAGACCCTCATCCTCGACGAGCCCGTCAACGGGCTCGACCCCGAGGGGGTCATGTGGGTGCGCAACCTCGTGCGCTACCTGGCGAGCGAGGGCCGCACCGTCTTCATCTCCTCCCACCTCATGAGCGAGATGGCCCAGACGGCCGACCACCTCCTCGTCATCGGCCGCGGTCGCATCATCACCGCCGGGCCGGTGCAGGACGTCGTCGACTCCGTCCAGGACACCACCGTGCTGGTCCGCTCCCCCCGCGCCGGCGAGCTGGCCGACCTCGTCACCGGCGTCGGCGGCCGGGTCACCTCCGACGAGGCCGGGGTCCTGCGGGTCCACGGCCTCGCCGCCGAGCAGATCGGCGACGCGGCCGCCGCCGCGGGCATCGCCCTGCACGAGCTGAGCCCCCGCCGGGCCAGCCTCGAGGAGGCCTACATGACCTTGACGCAGGACGCCGTCGAGTACCGCTCCGACTCCTTCCACCCCACCGCCCAGGAGGGCGAGAACCGATGA
- a CDS encoding PPK2 family polyphosphate kinase — protein sequence MADDAETLWTADPRRLLRPGPEFNLASVDRAGTPGWSGDKDDAKELMLRRGELLSELQERLFAHGRTGGDRSVLLVIQGLDTAGKGGIVRHVLGMVDPQGVALRSFGVPTEEEREHHYLWRIRNALPRPGQIGVFDRSHYEDVLVVRVEGLVEREVWEPRFEEINRFEQEVVESGTTVVKVALMVSAEEQGMRLMERLDRPDKHWKYNPSDVDTRQRWYDYQAAYADVLARTSTDVAPWYVVPADKKWYSRLVVTELLTQALIDLDLTWPKADFDVDTERARLAATMQPQVLAAAEQAGEQARAKHEDGEESYREALAEAGSLDDLPGDDRD from the coding sequence ATGGCCGACGACGCCGAGACCCTGTGGACCGCCGACCCGCGGCGACTGCTGCGCCCGGGCCCGGAGTTCAACCTCGCGTCGGTCGACCGCGCCGGGACGCCCGGATGGTCTGGCGACAAGGACGACGCCAAGGAGCTCATGCTCCGGCGCGGCGAGCTCCTCTCCGAGCTCCAGGAGCGTCTCTTCGCCCACGGCCGCACCGGTGGGGACCGGTCCGTCCTGCTCGTGATCCAGGGCCTGGACACCGCCGGCAAGGGCGGCATCGTCCGGCACGTCCTCGGCATGGTCGACCCCCAGGGCGTCGCACTGCGCTCCTTCGGCGTCCCGACCGAGGAGGAGCGCGAGCACCACTACCTGTGGCGCATCCGCAACGCGCTCCCGCGCCCGGGCCAGATCGGCGTCTTCGACCGGTCCCACTACGAGGACGTGCTCGTCGTCCGGGTGGAGGGTCTCGTCGAGCGTGAGGTCTGGGAGCCCCGGTTCGAGGAGATCAACCGCTTCGAGCAGGAGGTGGTGGAGTCCGGCACGACGGTGGTCAAGGTCGCCCTCATGGTCTCGGCGGAGGAGCAGGGGATGCGGCTCATGGAGCGGCTCGACCGCCCGGACAAGCACTGGAAGTACAACCCCTCCGACGTCGACACCCGGCAGCGCTGGTACGACTACCAGGCCGCCTACGCCGACGTCCTCGCCCGGACGAGCACCGACGTCGCGCCCTGGTACGTCGTGCCCGCGGACAAGAAGTGGTACTCGCGCCTGGTGGTCACCGAGCTGCTCACCCAGGCACTCATCGACCTCGACCTCACGTGGCCGAAGGCCGACTTCGACGTCGACACCGAACGGGCCCGGCTGGCCGCCACCATGCAGCCGCAGGTCCTGGCCGCCGCGGAGCAGGCCGGCGAGCAGGCTCGCGCCAAGCACGAGGACGGCGAGGAGTCCTACCGCGAGGCGCTCGCGGAGGCGGGCTCGCTGGACGACCTCCCCGGCGACGACCGGGACTGA
- a CDS encoding AI-2E family transporter, with protein sequence MPDLSTWRTRLSPSRPDRPVGRRPGGVTTGRAVATSSAASDPSGVVPFGLRASAAWAWRFIVVAAALAILGYLVITFQTIVVAFLLAIIIAVLLDPLAAWLRRVLRFPRALASLTAIVGTLAAVIALLVLAGRSIVDGFGALTEQAVAGFDQLLAWLSDGPLGIDEAQIDQVLEQVTGQVRDNSDVLINGVVNATGSLTSVLTGAVIAIFCLFFFLKEGRRIWQWFVRLAPRPARERINESGIRAWITVGGYARTQILVAFVDAVGIAAGALILGVPLALPIGVLVFLGAFIPIVGAFLTGAVAVLVALVDQGPVTGLIMFAIVLLVQQIEGNLLQPWLQGNALSLHPIAILLAVTAGTGVAGILGALLAVPVAAVLNTVLLYLNGHDKYPEIADDLNRPGGPPGAVTEAIEASYPEVDLQVAEDGSVVDDEGRPATVTPATATAGGGGRPTAHDRTHDDRAAHDRPHDDHPRDRRDRPGTDAGLDGPGR encoded by the coding sequence ATGCCGGACCTGAGCACCTGGCGCACGCGCCTGAGCCCGTCGCGGCCGGACCGGCCGGTCGGTCGCCGTCCGGGCGGTGTCACCACCGGACGTGCGGTGGCGACGTCCTCGGCAGCCTCCGACCCCTCCGGCGTGGTGCCGTTCGGTCTGCGGGCCTCGGCGGCGTGGGCGTGGCGGTTCATCGTCGTCGCGGCGGCGCTGGCGATCCTCGGCTATCTCGTCATCACCTTCCAGACGATCGTCGTGGCGTTCCTCCTCGCCATCATCATCGCGGTGCTGCTCGACCCCCTGGCGGCCTGGCTGCGCCGGGTGCTGCGGTTCCCGCGTGCGCTCGCCTCGCTCACGGCGATCGTCGGGACGCTCGCCGCGGTCATCGCCCTGCTCGTCCTCGCCGGCCGGTCCATCGTCGACGGGTTCGGGGCACTGACTGAGCAGGCCGTGGCGGGCTTCGACCAGCTCCTCGCCTGGCTCTCCGACGGGCCGCTGGGCATCGACGAGGCCCAGATCGACCAGGTCCTCGAGCAGGTCACCGGTCAGGTGCGCGACAACTCCGACGTCCTCATCAACGGGGTGGTCAACGCCACCGGCTCGCTCACGTCGGTCCTCACCGGTGCGGTCATCGCCATCTTCTGCCTGTTCTTCTTCCTCAAGGAGGGCCGGCGCATCTGGCAGTGGTTCGTCCGGCTCGCGCCGCGGCCGGCGCGGGAGCGGATCAACGAGTCCGGGATCCGGGCCTGGATAACCGTGGGCGGCTACGCCCGCACCCAGATCCTCGTGGCCTTCGTCGACGCCGTCGGCATCGCCGCCGGGGCGCTCATCCTCGGCGTCCCGCTCGCCCTGCCGATCGGTGTGCTGGTCTTCCTCGGTGCGTTCATCCCCATCGTCGGCGCCTTCCTCACCGGGGCCGTCGCCGTCCTCGTCGCCCTCGTGGACCAGGGCCCGGTGACCGGCCTCATCATGTTCGCCATCGTCCTGCTCGTCCAGCAGATCGAGGGCAACCTCCTCCAGCCGTGGCTCCAGGGCAACGCGCTCTCGCTGCACCCCATCGCCATCCTCCTGGCGGTCACCGCCGGCACCGGCGTCGCCGGCATCCTCGGCGCCCTCCTCGCGGTGCCGGTCGCGGCCGTGCTCAACACCGTGCTGCTCTACCTCAACGGCCACGACAAGTACCCCGAGATCGCCGACGACCTCAACCGGCCCGGTGGCCCGCCCGGCGCGGTCACCGAGGCCATCGAGGCCTCGTACCCCGAGGTCGACCTCCAGGTCGCCGAGGACGGCTCGGTCGTCGACGACGAGGGCCGCCCGGCGACGGTCACCCCTGCCACCGCCACGGCCGGGGGCGGCGGGCGCCCCACGGCCCACGACCGCACCCACGACGACCGCGCCGCCCACGACCGACCCCACGACGACCACCCCCGCGACCGACGGGACCGGCCCGGCACCGACGCCGGCCTGGACGGGCCGGGACGATGA
- a CDS encoding DUF4307 domain-containing protein, whose translation MSASPQHDAGPPVRGPVDDDVVAARYGRGPSAATRRRRLVAAVVAAALLLAAAVALQAASLREPSVEVENLGFTVEDASSTTVRFSLLTAPGTTATCTLVALNESFTQVGFRQVTVGPVTAERTSHEAVVTTTELATTGSVESCRVVDRG comes from the coding sequence ATGTCCGCCAGCCCCCAGCACGACGCCGGCCCACCGGTCCGCGGGCCCGTGGACGACGACGTCGTGGCCGCGCGGTACGGCCGGGGCCCGTCGGCGGCGACGCGCCGACGTCGCCTCGTGGCCGCCGTCGTGGCTGCGGCCCTGCTGCTGGCCGCCGCGGTCGCGCTCCAGGCGGCGTCGCTGCGCGAGCCGTCGGTCGAGGTGGAGAACCTCGGCTTCACGGTCGAGGACGCCTCCAGCACCACCGTCCGGTTCTCCCTCCTCACCGCGCCGGGCACCACCGCCACGTGCACGCTCGTCGCCCTCAACGAGTCCTTCACCCAGGTCGGGTTCCGGCAGGTCACGGTCGGTCCGGTCACCGCCGAGCGGACGTCCCACGAGGCGGTCGTGACCACCACCGAGCTGGCCACCACCGGCAGCGTCGAGAGCTGCCGCGTCGTGGACCGGGGCTGA